Within the Halorhabdus rudnickae genome, the region CTCCAACTTCCTCCTCGAGTCGGTCCCGGTAGGACCGCATAAGATCCGCCACTTCTGGATTGGGTTCGAGGCCGCGCTCGACCTCTTCAGCCAACGAGTGACGGGTAAACTCGTGGGAGACGACTTCGCCGTCCTCGACTTCGAGGTGAAGCTCGGCGAGATATTTGAACTCGTCTCCGATGATCGAGACGAGACTGCCGTTGACGACTTTCGGCGTCTCGTAGGCAAGTGCCGCGTGATCGCCGACGTAGGCGTCAACACCGTCGACCTTCGGGGCGACCTCTTCCTCGACAACCGGACTGGCGACGTGTGAGAGAACGACAACGACATCGGCCCCTTCCTCGCGCATCTGCGGAACGACTTCCTGTAACGCGGGGGCTGGTTCGAGCACCTCGGCGTTGCCGACAGTCGCAACGTTGGGCGTCTCTTCGGTGAGGATGCCGGTCAAGCCGACCGTGATGCCGTCGACCTCAGTGAGAACATATTTCTTTGCGCCTTCTTCCTTGGCGAATACCTCGCCCGTCTCACCGTCGATCGTGTTGGCGCTGAGCCACGGGAAGTCGCTGTTTGCGACTTGTTCTCGGAACGTGTCCGGACCCATGTCGAAGTCATGGTTTCCGAATCCATCGTAGTCGAGTGACCCGGCGTTGAGAGCGTCGACAATGTGTTTGCCATCGAAGACGGACGACAGGACAGACGACGCCAGATCGTCACCGACCCCCAGGCGTAGGGCATTAGGATACTCCTCGTTGAGTTGATCCATCAGCCCGATGTAGTTGGCAATGTTCTCGGCATTGTCGAGTTCACCGTAGCGACCCTGCAAGTGGGTGTCGTGGATGATCGAGACCGTCCCAGTCGCCGATTCGGTTTCAGTCGGCGTCTCGGTCGGCGTGTCGGTCGGCGTGTCAGTCGGCATGTCAGTTTCGGGTGGTTCGGTCGTTTCCGCTTTGTTCGATGACGAACAACCAGCCAGACCGACGAAAACCCCTGCCGATCCCATCGTCTTCAGCAAGGTACGTCGCGAAACAGGATTAGTATCTTGAGACACGACTAACCTTTATAGCTCCAAACACACATGAAAATTCCTAAAAGTGTCCCCGGTTGCCGCTTTGACTCGTAGACTACAGTTCGAGGGGAACCGGCGTGAAAAGCACGAAGACATCTTTAAAGGCAAATATTCAGATGAGCGAGTGCGCAGGGCGACAATACTGAACGTAGCGACCGATGTGTTGTTTCAACTAGAGGACTAGTTTTAATCCACCTGAGTGTATATACCAGAAGAGTATTCGTTGCTACGTCGCGCAGTCGCTCTCTCCCATTTGGACAACCAACAGGAGTAAAGAGGTTTGACGACTGCCACCTAACCCGACGACCAGACCGGACCACACTGAAAAGTGACGGTGAACACACGCTCACGGACATCGAAGGCTGGGTTGTCCAGGTCGTCAAATACGGACGGAAATGTACCGACAGCGAGTAGATCACAGGATGGTTGCTCCGCTCAAATGGTCGTCTCCCAGCGAGCACCGATGACAAACGGCCAATCACCGTCTTGGAGATCCAGAACACAGGGCTTGCCGGAACGCGCTCGAGGGGATCCGACGCGGGTATTTTTGTCCGTCGGCCTCCGACGGGAAGACGTGCACGAGTACGAACGCAAACAACTCCTCGAACGGATCGAGCGCGAGGGCGCGACGGTGGGGGCCGAGATCCCAGACGCTATCGAGATCGACGGGGAGTCACTCGATCTACGCACGATCGTCTTCGAGACCAGGCGGCGAGAAACCGTTCCGGCCGAGGAGCGCGACCGCGTCGAGTCCGTCAAGACGAAGCTCAGACGAGAGCGAAATCGCCGAGTCGAACGGCTCGAATCGGCGTCGTTGTCCTACGACGAGGGTGAGACGCTGGCCGAGTCGATCGTCGGGATCGACCGGGCGCTTCACGCCCTGGAGACTCTCGAACCCGCCGATGTCGGGGCCGAACGGGACGCCGCGACGGCCGCAGACCGTCGACGCTGGATGCGGTTCCTCCGGAAGGCACTCGGCCAGGACGGGGATGCAGGTGATCGACGCGCACGGGGTGGGCCATGACGAGCAACGCCGAGGTCGCCGAGCGTCTCGAGGAGTTCGCCGACCTACTGGAGGCCAAAGACGTCGAGTACAAGCCCCGGGCCTACCGGCGGGCCGCCGAGAACGTCGCCGAATATCCCGAGGACGTCGCCGACCTTGCCGATGAAGGGGTCCAAGCCGTCCAGGGAATCGATCGCGTGGGCGAGGCCATCGCGTCGAAGATCGTCGAGTACGTCGAAACCGGCGAGATAGCGGAACTCGAGGCGTTACGCGAGCAGTTGCCCGTCGAAATGGACGCGCTGACGAGCGTCGAGGGCGTCGGCCCGAAGACCGTCGGCACGCTGTATGAGGCACTCGAGATCGAGACGCTCGACGACCTGGAGGCAGCAGCGCAGGCGGGCGAGATTCAGGATGTCTCGGGGTTCGGTGCGACGACCGAGGAGAATATCCTCTCAGGGATCGACTTCGCCCGACAGGCACACGAGCGTCAGTTGCTGGGCGACGCCCGTCCCCGTGGCGAGCAGGTTGTGACGTACCTGAACGTCTCCGACGCCGTCGAGCGATGTGCGCTTGCCGGGTCGCTCAGGCGCTGGAACGCGACCATCGGCGACGTCGACGTGCTGGTCGGCAGCGACGACCCCGCGACTGTCGTCGAAACGTTCACCGACTGGGGAGGGGTCGATCGGATCATCGAGGCCGGCGAGCAGAAGGCCAGCATCCGATCCCGTGGCGTCCGGATCGATCTCCGGGTTGTCGATCCGGCGGAGTTCGGCGCAGCCCTGCAGTACTTCACCGGCAGCAAGAGCCACAACGTCACGCTGCGCAACCGGGCGATCGAGCGCGGACTGAAGATGAACGAGTACGGCGTCTTCGACGTGAACGGTGTCGAAGAGGACGACCAGCGAGCGGGCGAGCGTGTGGCTGGAGAGACTGAAGAGTCGATGTACGACGCACTCGGATTGCCGCCGATCCCGCCGGAGCTACGAGAGGACCGCGGTGAGGTCGCAGCAGCAGTCGCGGGCGAACTGCCGACTCTCGTGGAGACGACGGACGTCCGCGGCGACCTGCACGTCCACACTGAGTGGTCCGACGGGAACGAAACGATCGAGGGAATGGTCGAAGCTGCGGCCGAACGGGGCTACGAGTACGTCGCCATCACCGACCACGCGACCGGCCCGGGGATGGTCGGCGGCGTCGGCCTCGACGACGACGAATTGGGCGCGCAACTGGAAGAAGTTCGCGCCGTCGACGAACGGGAGGACGACATCACCGTGCTGGCGGGCGTCGAAGCGAACATCGACGTCGATGGATCGATCTCGGTCGGGGACGACCTCCTCGCTGCGCTTGACCTCGTGGTCGCCTCGCCACATGCAGGCCTCGATGGAGACGGGACCGACCGCCTGATCGCCGCCGCCGAACACCCACACGTGGACATTATCGGCCATCCGACAGGCCGGTACCTGAACCGGCGCCCCGGACTGGATCTCGACGTTCCGAAAGTGGCCGCGGCCGCCGCCGACCACGACACCGCCCTAGAGATCAACGCCAACCCCCAACGTCTCGATCTCGGGGGAAACGAAGTCAAACAGGCTGTCGACGCGGGCGCGACGATCGTCGTCGATACCGATGCTCACCACCCGTCGAGCTACGACTTCACCCGGTTTGGCGTCCACACCGCCAGGCGCGGCTGGGCCGAAGTTGAAGACACGCTCAACACCTGGCCCCTCGGAAAGATACGTGAGTTCCTGGCAGAGGAGTCCGCGACCTAAGGCAATAGCACACAACACGATCTGTAAAAACATACCGATATAAAGTATAGAACTATATTGATACGATAGCTACTTCGATAGTACTTCACCGCTCAGCACACCATAGACTGGTGACCCAGAAACCACCGACCAGTCGGTGTTCCCCAGCTGCCGTTACTGAGGATTGAGTTACGGGATTCAGGCGTCGATCGGTAGCGCTACGACCCAGGTCACGGCTTCGCAGACGAGTACAGTACAGATCACCTTGACGAACAGCATCCGGGGAAAATCGACGGCAAATGCCCTCAATCATCCAATACTCACGAACACGGAAACTGTTGTCAGGAACGCCCGATCGGTTGGTCGTCACCTCGCAAATATCGGAATGGCCGACAGACAAATGACAATAAAATTCACTTTCCCACCAATAGTAAATAAAATTACCAATCCGAGACGCCCGTCACGTTTCGTGGGCTATTGGATCACCACTCAACATCCAACTTTCTGACTACATATTCCCTGACGAGGTCGGCTCCGCCATAGAAGGACAGCCACAGTGCGACGGCGAAGGCGAGAGAGGCGGCGACAGTATCAAGCGTAGTCGTGAGCAAGCCCTGCCAGCCGACGAGAAGTGAGACAAACGTGTCCAAGACGACGGCCCCGAAAAACAGCGGCGAGAAGTAAACGACGATCCTGACCAGCGGTTGCTCGCGTGACCAGCGGCTCCAGTTTCGGACGATGAGCGGATAGAGGATCAACGAGGAGACGATGAGGGCGATGCCCGTCACCAGCGCCTCGTTCTCGGGCGTAGCGACGGTGATCGTCGATCCAAGCGTAAAGGACGTCAGAATCCCAAGACTAACCGTCCAGATGACAGCTTTGAGTCGGGTTGGCGCTTCGCTCATAGCGGAGGAATTGGAACAGGCGTCTCAAAACACTGGTGTTCGGCCGACGGCGTCCGAGAGAGTAGCGCCTTCACGAATCGGACTCCGATCGTCCCGAAAACGTGCGTCAAAAAAGAAGAAAAGCCGTTATGTCGCCTGCCCTTCCGCGAATT harbors:
- a CDS encoding bifunctional metallophosphatase/5'-nucleotidase codes for the protein MGSAGVFVGLAGCSSSNKAETTEPPETDMPTDTPTDTPTETPTETESATGTVSIIHDTHLQGRYGELDNAENIANYIGLMDQLNEEYPNALRLGVGDDLASSVLSSVFDGKHIVDALNAGSLDYDGFGNHDFDMGPDTFREQVANSDFPWLSANTIDGETGEVFAKEEGAKKYVLTEVDGITVGLTGILTEETPNVATVGNAEVLEPAPALQEVVPQMREEGADVVVVLSHVASPVVEEEVAPKVDGVDAYVGDHAALAYETPKVVNGSLVSIIGDEFKYLAELHLEVEDGEVVSHEFTRHSLAEEVERGLEPNPEVADLMRSYRDRLEEEVGAEIGRTETTLDAREKVVRREESNLGNYVAEKMRNHLDADVDVALMNGGGIRTDSQYEPGTLTQRDIVNIFPFGNRLTVLEVTGETLLATLENGVSEVERLSGRFPQVAGMEYTYDMNNEVGDRITEVTVNGEAIDPDATYSLATNNFVSGGGDGYEMLADVPRILKPVNGPLLSSLLIRRIEAETPIAPERDGRITINNATWETIVSKKVPLLA
- a CDS encoding DUF5788 family protein, translating into MHEYERKQLLERIEREGATVGAEIPDAIEIDGESLDLRTIVFETRRRETVPAEERDRVESVKTKLRRERNRRVERLESASLSYDEGETLAESIVGIDRALHALETLEPADVGAERDAATAADRRRWMRFLRKALGQDGDAGDRRARGGP
- the polX gene encoding DNA polymerase/3'-5' exonuclease PolX; translated protein: MTSNAEVAERLEEFADLLEAKDVEYKPRAYRRAAENVAEYPEDVADLADEGVQAVQGIDRVGEAIASKIVEYVETGEIAELEALREQLPVEMDALTSVEGVGPKTVGTLYEALEIETLDDLEAAAQAGEIQDVSGFGATTEENILSGIDFARQAHERQLLGDARPRGEQVVTYLNVSDAVERCALAGSLRRWNATIGDVDVLVGSDDPATVVETFTDWGGVDRIIEAGEQKASIRSRGVRIDLRVVDPAEFGAALQYFTGSKSHNVTLRNRAIERGLKMNEYGVFDVNGVEEDDQRAGERVAGETEESMYDALGLPPIPPELREDRGEVAAAVAGELPTLVETTDVRGDLHVHTEWSDGNETIEGMVEAAAERGYEYVAITDHATGPGMVGGVGLDDDELGAQLEEVRAVDEREDDITVLAGVEANIDVDGSISVGDDLLAALDLVVASPHAGLDGDGTDRLIAAAEHPHVDIIGHPTGRYLNRRPGLDLDVPKVAAAAADHDTALEINANPQRLDLGGNEVKQAVDAGATIVVDTDAHHPSSYDFTRFGVHTARRGWAEVEDTLNTWPLGKIREFLAEESAT